From Streptomyces yatensis, one genomic window encodes:
- a CDS encoding ROK family transcriptional regulator: METPGSQSSLHRANLERVVRAVRMAGSLTQAEIARSTGLSAATVSNIVRELKDGGTVEVTPTSAGGRRARSVSLSGDAGIVVGVDFGHTHLRVAIGNLAHQVLAEEAEPLDVDASSSQGLDRAEQLVSRLITASGLSQDKVVGVGLGVPAPIDVETGTLGSTAILPGWAGTNPRDDLAQRLGVPVHVDNDANLGALGELVWGSGRGVADLAYIKVADGVGAGLVISGKIYRGPGGTAGEIGHITLDESGPVCRCGNRGCLETFTAARYVLPLLQSSHGADLTVERMVQLAREGDPGCRRVIGDVGRHIGSGVANLCNLINPSRMVLGGQLAEAGELVLGPIRESVARYAIPSAAHQLSVMPGALGGRAEVLGALALVLSEMGDSTLLDGALSAGAPALT; this comes from the coding sequence GTGGAGACTCCGGGATCGCAGTCGTCGCTGCACCGGGCCAATCTCGAGCGGGTGGTCCGTGCAGTGCGGATGGCGGGCTCGCTGACCCAGGCGGAGATCGCCCGGTCCACCGGGCTGTCCGCCGCCACCGTCTCCAACATCGTGCGTGAGCTCAAGGACGGCGGAACGGTCGAGGTCACCCCCACCTCGGCGGGCGGCCGCCGGGCGCGCAGCGTCTCGCTCAGCGGCGACGCGGGCATCGTCGTAGGGGTGGATTTCGGCCATACGCATCTGCGTGTCGCCATCGGCAATCTCGCCCATCAGGTACTGGCCGAGGAGGCCGAGCCGCTGGATGTGGACGCCTCCTCCTCCCAGGGGCTGGACCGGGCGGAGCAGCTGGTCAGCAGGCTGATCACGGCCAGCGGGCTCAGCCAGGACAAGGTGGTCGGCGTCGGCCTCGGCGTGCCCGCCCCGATCGATGTGGAGACCGGCACGCTGGGCTCGACCGCGATCCTGCCGGGCTGGGCGGGCACCAATCCGCGCGACGACCTGGCCCAGCGGCTCGGGGTGCCGGTGCACGTGGACAACGACGCCAACCTCGGCGCGCTCGGCGAGCTGGTGTGGGGCTCCGGCCGCGGGGTCGCCGACCTCGCGTACATCAAGGTCGCCGACGGTGTCGGCGCGGGGCTGGTGATCAGCGGGAAGATCTACCGCGGCCCCGGCGGCACGGCGGGCGAGATCGGCCATATCACCCTCGACGAGTCGGGCCCGGTGTGCCGCTGCGGCAACCGCGGCTGTCTGGAGACCTTCACCGCGGCCCGCTATGTGCTGCCGCTGCTGCAATCCAGCCATGGCGCGGACCTCACCGTGGAGCGCATGGTGCAGCTGGCCCGCGAGGGCGACCCCGGCTGCCGGCGGGTGATCGGGGATGTCGGCCGGCACATCGGCAGCGGGGTGGCCAACCTCTGCAATCTGATCAATCCGAGCCGGATGGTGCTGGGCGGTCAGCTCGCCGAGGCGGGGGAGCTGGTGCTGGGCCCGATCCGGGAGTCGGTCGCGCGGTACGCGATCCCCAGCGCGGCCCATCAGCTGTCGGTGATGCCCGGGGCGCTCGGCGGCCGGGCCGAGGTGCTGGGCGCGCTGGCGCTGGTGCTCAGCGAGATGGGAGATTCGACGCTGCTGGACGGTGCGCTCTCGGCGGGGGCTCCGGCCCTCACCTGA
- a CDS encoding carbohydrate ABC transporter permease → MTSHAEPSELPGVTKEDEAPPAGPVRKQPPPGFTPEGRLGSEGKVLNVFSHGILVVWGLLVTLPLLWAVMSSLKTDKQIFTSPWGLPSALHFDNWSRAWSKSNIGDFFLNTILVVGCSLIGTMLLGSMAAYILARFEFPGKRFIYFMFVGGMSFPIILALVPLFFVMKNMSLLNTFHGLILVYIAYSLPFTVFFLTSFFKTLPSSVAEAALIDGASHTRTFFQVMLPMAKPGLISVGIFNFLGQWNQYMLPTVLNTDEDKRVLTQGLVQLAASQQYKGDWSALFAGLVLAMLPVLGVYILFQRQVQAGLTAGALK, encoded by the coding sequence GTGACCTCGCACGCAGAGCCCTCGGAACTCCCGGGCGTCACCAAGGAGGACGAGGCGCCGCCCGCCGGGCCCGTCCGCAAGCAGCCCCCGCCGGGCTTCACCCCCGAGGGCCGGCTCGGCAGCGAGGGCAAGGTCCTCAACGTCTTCTCGCACGGCATCCTGGTGGTCTGGGGGCTGCTCGTCACCCTGCCGCTGCTGTGGGCGGTGATGAGCTCCCTCAAGACCGACAAGCAGATCTTCACCTCGCCCTGGGGACTGCCCTCGGCCCTGCACTTCGACAACTGGAGCCGGGCCTGGAGCAAGTCGAACATCGGCGACTTCTTCCTCAATACGATCCTGGTCGTGGGCTGCTCCCTGATCGGCACGATGCTGCTGGGCTCGATGGCGGCATACATCCTGGCTCGCTTTGAATTCCCGGGAAAGCGATTCATCTATTTCATGTTCGTCGGCGGGATGAGCTTTCCCATCATCCTGGCGCTGGTGCCGCTGTTCTTCGTGATGAAGAACATGAGCCTGCTCAACACCTTCCATGGGCTCATTCTGGTCTATATCGCCTATTCGCTGCCGTTCACGGTCTTCTTCCTCACCTCGTTCTTCAAGACGCTGCCGTCCTCGGTCGCGGAGGCGGCCCTGATCGACGGGGCCTCCCATACCCGTACGTTCTTCCAGGTCATGCTGCCGATGGCGAAGCCCGGCCTGATCAGCGTCGGGATCTTCAACTTCCTCGGCCAGTGGAACCAGTACATGCTGCCCACGGTGCTCAACACCGATGAGGACAAGCGGGTGCTCACCCAGGGGCTTGTGCAGCTCGCGGCCAGCCAGCAGTACAAGGGCGACTGGTCCGCGCTTTTCGCCGGTCTGGTGCTGGCGATGCTTCCGGTGCTGGGTGTCTACATCCTCTTCCAGCGGCAGGTCCAGGCGGGCCTGACCGCGGGCGCGCTCAAATAG
- a CDS encoding carbohydrate ABC transporter permease: MQHGKYRFIAGFLALPVILYAVFVISPFVQAIYYSFTDWTGLSSDFKMVGFKNYNWLLHDDLFWKAVGHNVVLLLVVPLVTLGLGLFFAFMLNVGGRGRKNSAISGVRGSSLYKVIYFFPQVLSIAIVALLFQFTYNPRNGAINAFLGGIGLESLQQQWLADPKLALWCLMAVMVWSNVGFYVVLFSAGMSSIPKDFYEAALLDGANRIKTFFKITLPLLWDTVQTGWIYMGIIALDAFAVVQIMTVGPGGPADSTQVMGYYVYTKTFHDGQAGRATTIGVAMLIVTLIFAVVVTRLGRRERLEY, translated from the coding sequence ATGCAGCATGGGAAGTACCGGTTCATCGCGGGGTTCCTGGCCCTGCCGGTGATCCTTTACGCGGTCTTCGTGATCTCGCCATTCGTCCAGGCCATCTACTACTCGTTCACGGACTGGACCGGGCTGAGCTCCGACTTCAAGATGGTCGGGTTCAAGAACTACAACTGGCTGCTGCACGACGACCTCTTCTGGAAAGCGGTCGGGCACAATGTCGTGCTGCTGCTGGTGGTGCCGCTGGTGACGCTCGGCCTCGGGCTCTTCTTCGCCTTCATGCTCAATGTGGGCGGCCGGGGGAGGAAGAACTCGGCGATCTCCGGAGTGCGCGGGTCGAGCCTGTACAAGGTGATCTACTTCTTTCCGCAGGTGCTGTCGATCGCGATCGTCGCCCTGCTGTTCCAGTTCACCTACAACCCGCGCAACGGCGCGATCAACGCCTTCCTCGGCGGAATCGGCCTGGAATCGCTGCAGCAGCAGTGGCTGGCCGATCCGAAGCTGGCGCTGTGGTGCCTGATGGCGGTGATGGTCTGGAGCAACGTCGGCTTCTACGTCGTCCTCTTCTCCGCCGGGATGAGCTCCATCCCGAAGGACTTCTACGAGGCGGCGCTGCTCGACGGGGCCAACCGGATCAAGACCTTCTTCAAGATCACCCTGCCGCTGCTCTGGGACACGGTCCAGACCGGCTGGATCTATATGGGCATCATCGCGCTCGACGCGTTCGCCGTGGTGCAGATCATGACCGTGGGGCCGGGCGGCCCCGCCGACTCCACGCAGGTCATGGGCTACTACGTCTACACCAAGACCTTCCACGACGGGCAGGCCGGACGGGCCACCACGATCGGCGTCGCGATGCTCATCGTCACCCTGATCTTCGCGGTCGTCGTGACCAGGCTCGGCCGGCGCGAGCGGCTGGAGTACTGA
- the ngcE gene encoding N-acetylglucosamine/diacetylchitobiose ABC transporter substrate-binding protein — MGSTSDVGRRDLIKRSAALGLISVPAMSALSACASGGDDDAKKVDKGKKSAKNPLAVNESAALDVVIFDGGFGQQYAKDAEAEYAAAFPKTKGKVKHAATQKIQTVLQPRFNGGTPPDLVDNSGAEQMDMGTLVGKNQLTDLTPLLDAPSLDDPNKTVRETLRPGVVEMGQFDGKPVWILYYAYTVYGVWYSKSNLAKLDMEYPETWDDMLKVCEAAKKKGIAGWTYPGKYPYYLPFSLYPFIAKIGGRDVLDSIDNLEPNAWKHPAVKAAFEAYYELYKKGYILKGTPGLTHIESQTAWNQGKALFIPNGSWVENEAKKTTPKDFQMAVAAPSSLDKSDKLPFGTLWASGGEPFIVPKAAKNPQGGMELLRIMLGEKSTKNFIKQVSSLSSLNGGTEGLSLPPGLASAQEALTKAGKNVVNPRLQDWYVTLQKQQIGVGALGEMMAGRMTPAETIKKCQKFADDTAKDDAVKKYKHV, encoded by the coding sequence ATGGGATCCACCTCAGATGTCGGCCGTCGCGATCTGATCAAGCGCTCGGCGGCGCTCGGATTGATCTCCGTGCCCGCGATGAGCGCGCTGTCCGCCTGTGCCAGTGGCGGTGACGACGACGCCAAGAAGGTCGACAAGGGCAAGAAGAGCGCCAAGAACCCGCTCGCGGTCAATGAGAGCGCCGCGCTCGACGTCGTCATCTTCGACGGCGGCTTCGGGCAGCAGTACGCCAAGGACGCCGAGGCGGAGTACGCCGCGGCCTTCCCGAAGACCAAGGGCAAGGTCAAGCACGCGGCCACCCAGAAGATCCAGACCGTGCTCCAGCCGCGCTTCAACGGCGGCACCCCGCCGGACCTCGTCGACAACTCCGGCGCCGAGCAGATGGACATGGGCACCCTGGTCGGCAAGAACCAGCTGACCGACCTCACCCCGCTGCTGGACGCGCCCTCCCTCGACGACCCCAACAAGACGGTGCGCGAGACCCTGCGCCCGGGTGTCGTGGAGATGGGCCAGTTCGACGGCAAGCCGGTGTGGATCCTCTACTACGCCTACACCGTCTACGGCGTCTGGTACTCCAAGAGCAATCTCGCCAAGCTCGACATGGAGTACCCCGAGACCTGGGACGACATGCTCAAGGTCTGCGAGGCGGCGAAGAAGAAGGGGATCGCGGGCTGGACCTACCCCGGCAAGTACCCCTACTACCTGCCGTTCAGCCTCTACCCCTTCATCGCCAAGATCGGCGGCCGGGACGTCCTGGACTCGATCGACAACCTGGAGCCGAACGCCTGGAAGCACCCGGCCGTCAAGGCCGCCTTCGAGGCGTACTACGAGCTCTACAAGAAGGGCTACATCCTCAAGGGCACCCCCGGTCTGACCCACATCGAGTCCCAGACCGCGTGGAACCAGGGCAAGGCGCTGTTCATCCCCAACGGCTCCTGGGTGGAGAACGAGGCGAAGAAGACCACGCCCAAGGACTTCCAGATGGCGGTGGCCGCGCCCTCCAGCCTCGACAAGAGCGACAAGCTGCCGTTCGGCACCCTCTGGGCCTCCGGCGGTGAGCCCTTCATCGTCCCGAAGGCGGCCAAGAACCCCCAGGGCGGCATGGAGCTGCTGCGGATCATGCTCGGTGAGAAGTCCACCAAGAACTTCATCAAGCAGGTCTCCTCGCTCTCCTCGCTCAACGGCGGCACCGAGGGCCTCAGCCTGCCGCCGGGCCTGGCCTCGGCGCAGGAGGCGCTGACCAAGGCGGGCAAGAACGTGGTCAACCCGCGGCTCCAGGACTGGTACGTGACGCTGCAGAAGCAGCAGATCGGCGTCGGCGCGCTCGGCGAGATGATGGCGGGCCGGATGACCCCCGCCGAGACGATCAAGAAGTGCCAGAAGTTCGCCGATGACACGGCCAAGGACGACGCCGTCAAGAAGTACAAGCACGTCTGA
- a CDS encoding PT domain-containing protein: protein MSRKQLTLATSIVVTATLAITAGCGSDKGGSAAGDSKGGAAIGKGMAQLPVEPTQAPTEEPTDDPYDEPSDSPTGGSGLITPDAKMGTCGWGSDGKPYANVKISNSGSSTAYYSLLVGFVDSSGKAVTTGVESDAAVAGGADKTIKVTGLKADSSHTAKKCRLSLATKSDSSD, encoded by the coding sequence GTGTCCCGGAAGCAGCTCACCCTCGCCACCAGCATTGTCGTGACCGCGACACTCGCGATCACCGCGGGGTGCGGCTCCGACAAAGGGGGCTCGGCGGCCGGGGACAGCAAGGGCGGCGCGGCGATAGGCAAGGGCATGGCCCAACTGCCGGTGGAGCCCACCCAGGCGCCGACCGAGGAGCCCACCGACGACCCGTATGACGAGCCGTCGGACTCCCCCACCGGCGGCTCCGGCCTGATCACCCCGGACGCCAAGATGGGGACGTGCGGATGGGGTTCGGACGGCAAGCCCTACGCCAATGTGAAGATCAGCAACTCCGGCTCCAGCACCGCCTACTACTCGCTGCTGGTCGGCTTCGTCGACAGCTCCGGCAAGGCCGTGACCACCGGGGTGGAGTCCGACGCTGCCGTGGCGGGCGGCGCCGACAAGACCATCAAGGTCACCGGGCTCAAGGCGGACAGCTCCCACACCGCCAAGAAGTGCCGGCTCTCGCTCGCCACCAAGTCCGACAGCTCCGACTGA
- a CDS encoding GH92 family glycosyl hydrolase, producing the protein MRQRRPQRRWRGIGRTAPLVAAVLLAVTAQGGAVAAPAGPASAHHADRTFASSFESGDPQPDWLNTVETGPDGKKKASGVDGGYSSGIPGNVTDKVTEVRASGENTEGGEVKENLVDGELTSKWLAFDTTTAWLEFDLSEPVKAVRYALTSANDAPGRDPKDWTLKGSANGSDWTTLDTRKDETFPSRQQTREFSFDGATAYQHFRLEITRNAGDNLIQLAEVQFATGDTTPPAPTDMRTQIDRGPTGSPTAKANAGFTGTHALRYAGTHKPDGRAYSYNKVFDVDTAVTRDTQLSYRIFPSMPETDLNYPATHVSVDLAFTDGTYLSDLPGAVDQHGARMSPQGQADSKTLYVNQWNNKESRIGAVAAGKTVDRILVAYDSPKGPAKFRGWLDDVSIAPKAPEKPLKHLSDYALTTRGTNSSGSFSRGNNFPATAVPNGFNFWTPVTNAGSTDWLYQYARANNADNLPTIQAFSASHEPSPWMGDRQTFQVMPSGAAGTPDAGRTSRALPFRHEKETARPYYYGVTFENGLTAEMAPTDHAAAMRFTYPGEDASVLFDNVTGDGGLTLDAEHGVVTGYSDVKSGLSTGATRMFVYGVFDTPVSASGKLDGDGGKDVTGYFRFKPGKDRTVTLRLATSLIGVDQAKANLDRELPAWRSFEQVKRAAQTEWDNILGRIEVEGADRGQLTTLYSSLYRLYLYPNSAFENTGTAAKPRHQYASAFSPGTGENTPTHTGAKIVDGKVYVNNGFWDTYRTTWPAYSLLTPKRAGTMVDGFVQQYKDGGWISRWSSPGYADLMTGTSSDVAFADAYLKGVRFDAEAAYEAALKNATAVPPSSGVGRKGMASSPFLGYTSTETHEGLSWALEGYLNDFGLANMGKALYAKTKKARYKEESEYFLHRAQGYVSLFDDKAGFFQGKDAAGKWRVPSDKYDPRIWGYDYTETNGWGYAFTAPQDSRGLANLYGGRAGLAKKLDTYFSTPETASPEFAGSYGGVIHEMTEARDVRMGNYGHSNQVAHHVTYMYDAAGRPWKTQEKVREVLSRLYTGSEIGQGYHGDEDNGEQSAWYLFSSLGFYPLVMGGSEYAVGSPQFTKATVHLENGRDLVIKAPRNSARNVYVQGLKVNGKAWNSTALPHSVIAKGGTLEFAMGAKPSAWGTGKNAAPSSITKDDKVPTPRHDLTVPSGGTALLDNTSTTEATFESVDLPVTAAGRAVQYTLTSSDRGKAPTGWVLQGSADGKQWRDLDRRSGESFTWDKQTRVFSVRTPGTYEHYRLVPDGKSTLAEVELLG; encoded by the coding sequence ATGCGACAGAGACGACCACAGAGACGATGGCGTGGGATCGGACGGACGGCCCCCCTGGTGGCGGCCGTCCTGCTGGCGGTGACGGCCCAGGGCGGTGCGGTCGCCGCCCCCGCCGGCCCGGCCTCCGCGCACCACGCCGACCGCACCTTCGCCTCGTCCTTCGAGTCGGGCGACCCCCAGCCCGACTGGCTCAACACGGTCGAGACCGGACCCGATGGCAAGAAGAAGGCGTCCGGCGTGGACGGAGGCTACTCCTCCGGGATCCCCGGCAATGTGACCGACAAGGTCACCGAGGTCCGGGCGAGCGGGGAGAACACCGAAGGCGGGGAGGTCAAGGAGAACCTCGTCGACGGCGAGCTCACCAGCAAGTGGCTGGCCTTCGACACCACCACCGCCTGGCTCGAGTTCGATCTGAGCGAGCCGGTGAAGGCCGTCCGCTACGCCCTCACCTCCGCCAATGACGCCCCCGGCCGGGACCCGAAGGACTGGACCCTCAAGGGCTCGGCCAACGGGTCCGACTGGACGACGCTGGACACCCGTAAGGACGAGACGTTCCCCTCGCGCCAGCAGACGCGGGAGTTCTCCTTCGACGGCGCCACGGCGTACCAGCACTTCCGGCTGGAGATCACCCGCAACGCCGGGGACAACCTCATCCAGCTCGCCGAGGTGCAGTTCGCGACCGGCGACACCACGCCGCCCGCGCCCACCGACATGCGCACCCAGATCGACCGCGGCCCGACCGGCTCCCCCACCGCCAAGGCCAACGCGGGCTTCACCGGCACCCATGCCCTGCGCTACGCGGGCACCCACAAGCCGGACGGCCGGGCGTACTCGTACAACAAGGTCTTCGACGTCGACACGGCCGTCACCCGGGACACCCAGCTGTCCTACCGGATCTTCCCGTCGATGCCCGAGACCGATCTCAACTACCCGGCCACCCATGTCTCGGTCGATCTCGCCTTCACCGACGGCACCTATCTGAGTGATCTGCCCGGCGCGGTCGACCAGCACGGCGCCCGGATGAGCCCGCAGGGCCAGGCCGACTCCAAGACGCTCTACGTCAACCAGTGGAACAACAAGGAGTCGCGGATCGGCGCGGTCGCCGCGGGCAAGACGGTCGACCGGATACTCGTGGCGTACGACTCCCCCAAGGGCCCCGCGAAGTTCCGCGGCTGGCTGGACGACGTCTCGATCGCCCCCAAGGCGCCCGAGAAGCCGCTGAAGCACCTGTCGGACTACGCGCTGACCACCCGCGGCACCAACTCCAGCGGCAGCTTCTCGCGCGGCAACAACTTCCCGGCCACCGCCGTCCCCAACGGCTTCAACTTCTGGACGCCGGTGACCAACGCGGGCTCCACCGACTGGCTCTACCAGTACGCCCGTGCCAACAACGCCGACAACCTCCCCACCATCCAGGCGTTCAGCGCGAGCCATGAGCCCAGCCCCTGGATGGGCGACCGGCAGACCTTCCAGGTGATGCCGTCCGGCGCGGCCGGCACCCCCGACGCCGGGCGCACCTCCCGCGCGCTCCCCTTCCGCCATGAGAAGGAGACCGCCCGGCCGTATTACTACGGGGTGACCTTCGAGAACGGTCTCACGGCGGAGATGGCGCCGACCGATCACGCCGCGGCGATGCGCTTCACCTATCCGGGTGAGGACGCGAGCGTCCTCTTCGACAACGTCACGGGCGACGGCGGGCTGACCCTCGACGCCGAGCACGGCGTCGTCACCGGCTACTCCGACGTCAAGAGCGGACTGTCCACCGGCGCCACCCGGATGTTCGTCTACGGCGTCTTCGACACCCCGGTGAGCGCGAGCGGCAAGCTGGACGGAGACGGCGGCAAGGATGTCACCGGCTACTTCCGCTTCAAGCCGGGGAAGGACCGCACGGTCACGCTCCGGCTCGCCACCTCGCTGATAGGCGTCGACCAGGCGAAGGCCAACCTCGACCGGGAGCTGCCCGCGTGGAGGTCGTTCGAGCAGGTCAAGCGGGCCGCACAGACGGAGTGGGACAACATCCTGGGCCGGATCGAGGTCGAGGGCGCGGACCGCGGCCAGCTCACCACGCTCTACTCCAGCCTCTACCGGCTGTACCTCTATCCCAATTCCGCTTTCGAGAACACGGGGACGGCGGCCAAGCCCCGTCACCAGTACGCGAGCGCCTTCTCGCCGGGCACCGGGGAGAACACCCCGACCCACACCGGCGCGAAGATCGTCGACGGCAAGGTGTACGTCAACAACGGCTTCTGGGACACCTACCGCACCACCTGGCCGGCCTACTCACTGCTCACCCCCAAGCGGGCGGGCACGATGGTCGACGGCTTCGTACAGCAGTACAAGGACGGCGGCTGGATCTCCCGCTGGTCCTCGCCGGGCTACGCCGATCTGATGACCGGCACCAGCTCGGACGTGGCCTTCGCCGACGCGTACCTCAAGGGCGTACGGTTCGACGCCGAGGCGGCGTACGAGGCGGCGCTGAAGAACGCCACCGCCGTGCCGCCCTCATCCGGCGTCGGCCGTAAGGGCATGGCCAGCTCGCCCTTCCTCGGCTACACGAGCACCGAGACCCATGAGGGGCTGTCCTGGGCGCTGGAGGGCTATCTCAACGACTTCGGCCTCGCCAATATGGGCAAGGCGCTCTACGCGAAGACGAAGAAGGCCCGCTACAAGGAGGAGTCCGAGTACTTCCTGCACCGCGCCCAGGGCTATGTCTCGCTCTTCGACGACAAGGCCGGCTTCTTCCAGGGCAAGGACGCGGCGGGGAAGTGGCGCGTCCCCTCTGACAAGTACGACCCCCGGATCTGGGGCTACGACTACACCGAGACCAACGGCTGGGGCTACGCCTTCACCGCGCCCCAGGACAGCCGGGGCCTGGCCAACCTCTACGGCGGCCGGGCGGGCCTGGCCAAGAAGCTGGACACCTATTTCTCCACCCCGGAGACCGCCTCCCCCGAGTTCGCCGGTTCCTACGGCGGCGTCATCCATGAGATGACCGAGGCGCGCGACGTCCGCATGGGCAACTACGGCCACAGCAACCAGGTCGCCCACCATGTGACGTACATGTACGACGCGGCGGGCCGGCCGTGGAAGACCCAGGAGAAGGTGCGCGAGGTGCTCTCCCGCCTCTACACCGGCAGCGAGATCGGCCAGGGCTACCACGGCGACGAGGACAACGGCGAGCAGTCCGCCTGGTACCTCTTCAGCTCACTGGGCTTCTATCCGCTGGTGATGGGCGGCTCGGAGTACGCGGTCGGATCGCCGCAGTTCACCAAGGCCACGGTGCATCTGGAGAACGGCCGCGATCTGGTGATCAAGGCCCCGCGCAACAGCGCGCGGAATGTGTACGTCCAGGGCCTGAAGGTCAACGGCAAGGCGTGGAACTCCACCGCGCTGCCGCACTCGGTGATCGCCAAGGGCGGCACGCTGGAGTTCGCGATGGGCGCCAAGCCGTCGGCCTGGGGCACCGGCAAGAACGCCGCGCCGTCCTCCATCACCAAGGACGACAAGGTGCCCACCCCGCGCCACGACCTGACGGTGCCGAGCGGTGGCACGGCCCTCCTGGACAACACCTCGACCACCGAGGCCACCTTCGAGTCGGTGGACCTCCCGGTCACGGCGGCGGGCCGCGCGGTGCAGTACACCCTGACCTCGTCGGACCGCGGCAAGGCCCCGACGGGATGGGTGCTCCAGGGCTCCGCGGACGGCAAGCAGTGGCGGGACCTGGACCGCAGGTCGGGCGAGTCCTTCACCTGGGACAAGCAGACCCGCGTCTTCTCGGTGCGCACGCCCGGTACGTACGAGCACTACCGCCTGGTGCCGGACGGCAAGTCGACACTGGCGGAGGTCGAACTGCTCGGCTGA
- a CDS encoding isochorismatase family protein, with amino-acid sequence MSHASALLVIDMQNALAAISYRAAETVAVIAGLRERAKAAGVPVVTIQHRGGELEADTDGWRIVPELTPSADETVVHKTSADSFLHTDLDKTLKALGVTEVIVTGFATEICVDTTTRQALSHQYDVVLVADGHTTSERPDTGDFASPERSIAHHNAIFRHIDFPGRRIRVVPAAEVDFVTAQRCPHRGAAGAVSSPS; translated from the coding sequence ATGTCACATGCCTCCGCGCTCCTCGTCATCGATATGCAGAACGCCCTGGCGGCGATCTCGTACCGGGCCGCCGAGACCGTCGCCGTGATCGCGGGGCTGCGCGAACGCGCCAAAGCCGCGGGTGTACCGGTCGTGACGATTCAGCACCGGGGCGGTGAGTTGGAGGCTGATACGGACGGCTGGCGGATCGTGCCCGAGCTCACGCCCTCCGCTGACGAGACGGTCGTCCACAAGACCAGTGCGGACAGCTTCCTGCACACGGATCTCGACAAGACCCTCAAAGCGCTGGGCGTCACCGAGGTGATCGTCACCGGGTTCGCGACCGAGATCTGCGTGGACACCACGACCCGGCAGGCGCTGAGCCACCAGTACGACGTCGTGCTGGTCGCCGACGGGCACACCACGTCCGAGCGACCCGACACCGGCGATTTCGCCTCACCGGAGCGGTCGATCGCCCATCACAACGCGATCTTCCGGCACATCGACTTTCCGGGGCGCCGCATCCGCGTAGTGCCCGCGGCCGAAGTGGATTTCGTCACCGCCCAGCGCTGTCCTCACCGAGGAGCGGCAGGGGCCGTCTCCTCACCGTCGTAA
- a CDS encoding winged helix-turn-helix transcriptional regulator — MSKEPEQACPIAPVVDIVFSRWTTPILWTLHEHGRQRFVELQRRIGTITPKVLTQRLRQLERDGLVLRTYHPEVPPRVEYEISGLGRSLAPLFASLATWSAENLAKVERARLDYDGEETAPAAPR; from the coding sequence ATGTCGAAGGAACCGGAACAGGCGTGTCCGATCGCCCCCGTGGTCGACATCGTCTTCAGCCGCTGGACCACGCCCATCCTCTGGACGCTGCATGAACACGGCCGTCAGCGCTTCGTGGAGCTGCAGCGCCGCATCGGCACGATCACGCCCAAGGTGCTGACCCAGCGGCTGCGGCAACTGGAGCGCGACGGGCTGGTGCTGCGCACGTATCACCCGGAGGTCCCGCCCCGGGTGGAGTACGAGATCAGTGGGCTGGGCCGCAGCCTGGCACCGCTGTTCGCGTCGCTCGCGACCTGGTCGGCCGAGAACCTGGCCAAGGTCGAGCGGGCTCGGCTGGATTACGACGGTGAGGAGACGGCCCCTGCCGCTCCTCGGTGA
- a CDS encoding NAD(P)H-binding protein has product MIVVTGATGNVGRPLVEVLAAIGEQVTAVSRRPADRELPQGVRHHEADLADPGSLRPALDGADALFLLFAGELLAGTARTGELLDVARSAGVRRVVLLSSQAAGTRPDAVSHAPMRALEEAVRASGLDWTVLRPGGFASNAFAWAESVRTRRTVAAPFGDVGLPVVDPADIAEVAATTLRGQGHAGRTYELTGPAPVSPREQAQTIGDALGEPVRFTELSRAQARAKMLRFMPEPVADGTLDILGEPTADEQRVSPDIERVLGRPPRAFADWAMRNIAAFR; this is encoded by the coding sequence ATGATCGTGGTAACCGGAGCGACCGGGAATGTCGGTCGGCCACTGGTGGAGGTGCTCGCGGCGATCGGCGAGCAGGTGACGGCCGTGTCGCGCCGGCCCGCCGACCGGGAGTTGCCGCAAGGAGTACGTCACCATGAGGCCGATCTGGCCGACCCAGGGAGCCTGCGACCCGCGCTGGACGGGGCCGACGCGCTGTTCCTGCTCTTCGCGGGCGAGTTGCTGGCCGGAACCGCACGGACCGGCGAACTTCTGGACGTCGCGCGGTCGGCCGGCGTACGGCGCGTGGTCCTGCTCTCGTCCCAGGCCGCCGGGACGCGTCCGGACGCGGTGTCCCACGCCCCCATGCGGGCCCTCGAAGAGGCCGTGCGGGCGTCGGGGCTGGACTGGACAGTCCTGCGACCGGGAGGCTTCGCTTCCAACGCGTTCGCCTGGGCCGAGTCGGTCCGTACCCGGCGAACGGTCGCGGCGCCGTTCGGCGATGTGGGGCTCCCGGTCGTGGACCCGGCGGACATCGCCGAGGTCGCGGCGACGACGCTACGGGGGCAGGGCCACGCCGGGCGTACGTACGAACTCACCGGCCCGGCGCCGGTCTCCCCACGCGAGCAGGCGCAGACGATCGGGGATGCGCTGGGCGAACCCGTACGGTTCACCGAGCTGAGCCGGGCACAGGCGCGTGCGAAGATGCTGCGGTTCATGCCGGAGCCCGTCGCGGACGGCACGCTCGACATCCTGGGCGAGCCGACGGCCGACGAACAGCGGGTGAGCCCCGATATCGAGCGGGTCCTGGGCCGTCCGCCGCGCGCCTTCGCCGATTGGGCAATGCGCAACATCGCGGCCTTCCGCTGA